In the Bacillus shivajii genome, one interval contains:
- the hmpA gene encoding NO-inducible flavohemoprotein gives MTTSTAQLDQQTIDIVKSTVPVLAEHGEAITKRFYEMMFANHPELLNIFNHANQKQGKQPKALANTVYAAAQYIDNLEAILPVVKQIAHKHRSLEIKAEHYPIVGEHLLLAIKDVLGEAATDDIIEAWGKAYGVIADVFIQVEREMYEETAAKKGGWNDFREFVVVEKVPESDVITSFYLKAKDGEPISDFTPGQYISVRAHIEGEQYTHIRQYSLSDSPSKNYYRISVKREENEQVPDGVVSNYLHDHVKEGDVLEVTAPAGDFVLNMDQSEPVTLISGGVGLTPMISMLNTIVEKQPERKVTFIHAAINSKTHAMHDHVKEISSKNDHVDYYVCYEKPTEEDHSEKRFNKEGYVDVDWLQSIVGENKGDFYFCGPVPFMKVVNSALKEMDVPEAKIHFEFFGPADELN, from the coding sequence ATGACAACGAGTACGGCACAGTTAGATCAACAAACGATCGATATTGTAAAATCAACGGTCCCAGTTTTAGCAGAACACGGTGAGGCAATTACGAAACGTTTTTATGAAATGATGTTTGCAAATCATCCTGAACTACTAAATATTTTTAACCATGCGAATCAAAAACAAGGAAAACAGCCGAAAGCATTGGCAAATACGGTTTATGCCGCAGCACAATATATCGATAATTTAGAAGCGATTTTACCTGTTGTAAAACAAATCGCTCATAAACACCGAAGCTTAGAAATCAAGGCAGAGCATTACCCAATTGTTGGCGAGCATTTACTTCTTGCAATTAAGGATGTACTAGGGGAAGCTGCAACGGATGATATTATTGAAGCTTGGGGAAAAGCATACGGCGTCATCGCTGATGTCTTCATTCAAGTCGAACGCGAAATGTATGAAGAAACAGCTGCAAAAAAAGGTGGCTGGAATGACTTTAGAGAGTTTGTCGTCGTGGAAAAAGTTCCAGAAAGTGATGTCATTACATCTTTCTATTTAAAAGCAAAAGATGGAGAGCCCATTTCTGACTTCACACCAGGACAATACATCAGTGTAAGAGCTCATATAGAGGGGGAACAATATACACACATCCGCCAATATAGCTTGTCTGACTCTCCTAGCAAAAACTACTACCGTATTAGTGTAAAACGTGAAGAGAATGAGCAGGTTCCTGATGGCGTTGTATCAAATTATCTACATGATCACGTAAAAGAAGGAGATGTTCTCGAAGTAACCGCTCCTGCAGGGGATTTCGTGTTAAATATGGATCAATCTGAACCTGTCACCTTAATTAGCGGAGGTGTGGGCTTAACTCCAATGATCAGTATGCTGAACACCATCGTCGAAAAACAGCCCGAACGTAAAGTTACATTTATACATGCTGCGATTAACAGCAAGACGCACGCAATGCATGATCATGTTAAAGAAATATCTAGCAAAAATGACCATGTCGACTATTACGTTTGTTACGAAAAACCAACAGAAGAAGACCACTCTGAAAAACGATTTAATAAAGAAGGATATGTAGATGTCGACTGGCTGCAATCCATTGTTGGTGAAAATAAAGGTGACTTTTACTTCTGCGGACCTGTGCCATTTATGAAAGTAGTCAACAGCGCATTAAAAGAAATGGACGTTCCTGAAGCAAAAATCCATTTTGAATTTTTTGGACCTGCAGATGAGTTAAACTAA
- a CDS encoding malate synthase G, translating into MMGFVKIGRLKVDHVFCDFIEKEVLPGTNVSPNAFWEGVQQLIFDFAPENERLLEKRELLQSKLNKWNKEREGTEELVEYQRYLEEIGYLEEKVDDFEIQTDGIDDELKVQAGPQLVVPVNNARYALNAANARWGSLYDALYGTDVIDEDDGAIRTSDKYNPIRGEKVVTKAKEYLDEFVPLKSSSHKHVLKYVIEGEDLKVMLRNGRKDVLRDRQQFKGYRGIMVEPTNILFSNHGLHIEIQIDRHNPVGAADGAGVKDVVVEAALTTIMDFEDSVAAVDTEDKVHVYRNLLGLMKGTLSASLHKGKEKITRTLNDNKEFISKEGDLLTLPGRSLMLVRNVGHLMKTEMVLDENGSPVPEGIIDTIVTGVIAMHDLTGNSLYKNSRQGSVYIVKPKMHGSEEVAFANKLFNKVEDLLQVQRHTLKIGVMDEERRTSLNLKQCIREVQDRIFFINTGFLDRTGDEIHSSFYAGPMIRKKDMKKATWLHAYEKSNVQVGLSVRLDKQGQIGKGMWPMPDEMQAMVEQKEEHLIAGGNTSWVPSPTAATLHALHYHKIKVDSIQENLRKGFTNLTGNLLRVPIQHKVNWSKIEIQEELENNAQSILGYVVRWVEHGVGCSKVPDIHHVGLMEDRATLRISSQHMSNWLYHGICTVDEVIETMKKMACVVDEQNAEDPAYTPMSDDYDKSVAFHAALQLVLEGENQPNGYTEPILHRKRKEYKESLGKQVYQ; encoded by the coding sequence ATGATGGGATTTGTAAAAATTGGGAGGCTAAAAGTCGATCACGTATTTTGTGATTTTATTGAAAAAGAAGTTCTCCCGGGCACGAATGTTAGCCCAAATGCTTTTTGGGAAGGAGTACAGCAGCTCATATTTGATTTTGCTCCTGAAAATGAACGGCTACTTGAAAAGAGGGAACTGTTACAGTCTAAGTTAAACAAGTGGAACAAAGAAAGAGAAGGAACAGAAGAGTTAGTAGAATACCAACGTTATCTTGAGGAAATTGGTTATTTAGAGGAGAAAGTAGATGACTTTGAGATTCAAACAGATGGCATCGATGACGAGTTGAAGGTGCAAGCTGGGCCACAACTGGTTGTTCCAGTAAACAATGCAAGATATGCACTCAATGCAGCAAATGCTAGGTGGGGGAGCTTATATGATGCTCTTTATGGAACAGATGTCATAGATGAAGATGATGGTGCAATTCGCACTTCTGATAAATATAATCCGATTCGTGGAGAAAAGGTTGTAACAAAGGCGAAAGAATATTTAGATGAATTTGTGCCTTTAAAATCTTCTAGTCATAAGCACGTATTGAAATATGTCATTGAAGGCGAAGACTTAAAAGTGATGTTACGAAATGGTAGAAAAGATGTTTTACGCGACCGACAACAATTCAAAGGTTATCGAGGAATAATGGTAGAGCCAACCAACATTTTGTTTAGTAACCACGGCTTACACATTGAGATTCAAATTGATCGCCACAATCCAGTAGGAGCAGCTGATGGTGCTGGGGTAAAGGACGTTGTTGTTGAAGCAGCATTAACGACTATTATGGACTTTGAAGACTCTGTTGCGGCGGTAGATACGGAAGATAAAGTGCATGTGTATCGAAATTTGCTAGGGCTTATGAAAGGGACGTTGTCTGCTTCATTGCATAAAGGCAAGGAAAAAATCACAAGAACGTTAAACGATAATAAAGAATTTATTTCAAAGGAAGGGGATCTTCTTACTTTACCGGGGCGCTCCTTAATGCTTGTAAGAAATGTTGGGCATTTAATGAAGACAGAAATGGTTTTAGATGAAAATGGATCTCCTGTACCAGAAGGAATCATCGATACTATTGTCACTGGTGTCATTGCAATGCACGATTTGACAGGAAACAGTCTTTACAAAAACTCAAGACAAGGTTCTGTCTACATCGTTAAGCCGAAAATGCACGGCTCAGAAGAGGTCGCGTTTGCTAACAAGTTATTTAATAAAGTTGAGGATTTATTACAGGTACAGCGACACACATTGAAAATCGGGGTGATGGATGAAGAACGACGAACATCCCTTAACTTAAAACAATGTATTCGTGAAGTGCAAGACAGGATTTTCTTTATTAATACAGGTTTTTTAGATCGCACGGGAGATGAAATTCATAGCTCGTTTTACGCAGGTCCGATGATTCGTAAAAAGGATATGAAAAAAGCGACATGGCTTCATGCATATGAGAAATCTAACGTACAAGTCGGATTATCAGTTCGTTTAGATAAACAAGGACAAATTGGAAAAGGCATGTGGCCAATGCCAGATGAAATGCAAGCGATGGTTGAACAGAAAGAGGAACATTTAATTGCAGGAGGGAATACGTCTTGGGTGCCGTCGCCGACTGCAGCAACACTGCACGCACTGCATTATCACAAAATAAAAGTAGATTCGATTCAAGAAAACTTGAGGAAAGGATTTACAAACTTAACAGGAAATCTATTGCGCGTCCCTATACAACATAAAGTTAACTGGTCAAAGATAGAGATTCAAGAAGAGCTAGAAAATAATGCACAAAGTATTCTAGGTTATGTTGTTCGTTGGGTTGAACACGGTGTTGGTTGTTCGAAGGTACCTGATATTCATCACGTCGGACTTATGGAAGATAGGGCCACACTTCGAATATCGAGTCAACATATGTCAAATTGGCTTTATCACGGTATTTGTACAGTGGATGAAGTCATTGAAACAATGAAAAAGATGGCGTGTGTTGTTGATGAGCAAAATGCGGAAGATCCTGCCTATACGCCAATGTCAGATGACTACGATAAATCTGTTGCTTTTCATGCCGCTTTACAGTTAGTTCTTGAGGGCGAAAACCAACCGAATGGTTACACTGAACCGATTCTTCATCGAAAAAGGAAAGAATATAAGGAATCATTAGGGAAGCAAGTTTATCAATAA
- a CDS encoding Rrf2 family transcriptional regulator, which translates to MQLTIYTDYTLRVLIYLGIQPEDQRSNIKEIANFYNISNNHLSKVVYELGKLGLIETVRGRNGGIRLAVAPAEINLGEVVRHTERPINLVECFDPEKNTCRISPACNLKGVLNEALNAYLSVLDSYTLKDLLINKDELKQILNK; encoded by the coding sequence ATGCAGTTAACGATTTATACAGATTATACGTTGCGGGTTCTTATATATTTAGGGATTCAGCCTGAGGACCAGCGATCAAATATTAAAGAAATTGCAAACTTCTATAACATATCTAACAATCACTTAAGCAAAGTTGTTTATGAGCTCGGGAAACTAGGTCTTATAGAAACTGTCAGAGGGCGTAATGGTGGTATTAGGTTGGCTGTAGCTCCTGCTGAAATTAATTTAGGTGAAGTTGTTCGGCATACTGAGCGTCCGATCAACCTTGTCGAGTGTTTTGACCCTGAGAAAAATACTTGTAGAATTAGTCCTGCTTGTAACTTAAAAGGAGTCTTAAATGAAGCACTAAACGCTTATTTAAGCGTACTTGATTCTTATACATTGAAAGACTTACTCATCAATAAAGACGAACTAAAACAGATTCTTAATAAGTAA